Proteins from a single region of Gasterosteus aculeatus chromosome Y, fGasAcu3.hap1.1, whole genome shotgun sequence:
- the LOC120812615 gene encoding cortactin-binding protein 2-like isoform X5 — MALQRDFECGPPGGDNERRPLGSSPISVLEAVMGHCRKMQKRMSAQLAAAESRQKRLEMEKLLLQSLEQEHRKLSAQLKDEREENKHIVMMLVRECKQLATRVVEESQRFDELQARLNEEGRSSGRLQEELGVERKRGQQMEAKMEKQLSEFDTEREQLRARLGHDKAERQSLRQQVEQLMTERPDGKDGALTAAQPAAAAEPSAPPTSPAPKPQIVTSLSIAMEPISSRTASSQTDLPPAEVEGPKKNRLAVPVKPTATNYVGLSLPKTGGRGIVHSNSGGLVQTESGTEGQATHGLPTGVSPRVQAARYKFQEQDQNGTASQTPPARDLSPTPTNRENFAAKQQARHTVTQVLSRFTCPPAGGGGVLRLGLPHSTSEGGPFPGRLSHPISIKSPTVARIGRGNPPPIPPKKPGLSQTPSPSHPPMKGLGNSGRSVGGGLRPATPQLPPKPAMDLVPALTASQVGACPHSRSGQGPQRQLEAACAESPPVIRPATIVSSPSSINPPSTSSSISAPSSRSPRASAGSPLATASGWCPSVVSSLSGGGPAALDGGRSLLPQAASQGNVTLLLMLLNQPDPTTTTNNPTHLDQDPHLYHDQISALLAAAQNRHAECVKLLLSWESPGNRFTSLHLAAAHGHSRKCIF; from the exons ctggagatggagaagctgctgctccAGAGTCTGGAGCAAGAGCACCGCAAGCTGTCGGCGCAGCTGAAGGACGAGCGCGAGGAGAACAAGCACATCGTCATGATGCTGGTGCGCGAGTGCAAGCAGCTCGCCACGCGTGTAGTGGAGGAGTCGCAGCGCTTCGACGAGCTCCAGGCCCGCCTGAACGAGGAGGGTCGCTCCTCTGGccgcctgcaggaggagctgggcGTCGAGCGAAAGCGCGGCCAGCAGATGGAGGCCAAGATGGAGAAGCAGCTGTCGGAGTTCGACACGGAGCGGGAGCAGCTGCGCGCCAGGCTGGGCCATGACAAGGCCGAGAGACAGAGTCTGCggcagcaggtggagcagctcATGACTGAACGGCCCGACGGGAAGGACGGGGCCCTCACTGCTGCCCAGCCAGCCGCCGCAGCTGAACCTTCCGCCCCTCCCACCAGCCCGGCACCCAAACCCCAAATTGTGACGTCTCTTTCTATTGCCATGGAGCCCATTAGTTCTCGAACAGCGTCCAGCCAAACGGACCTGCCCCCTGCCGAGGTGGAGGGTCCCAAGAAGAACCGCCTCGCCGTTCCCGTCAAACCGACGGCCACCAACTATGTAGGCCTGAGTCTGCCGAAGACTGGCGGCCGGGGGATCGTCCACAGCAACTCGGGGGGACTAGTGCAGACGGAGAGCGGCACCGAGGGCCAAGCCACGCACGGCCTGCCCACCGGGGTCAGCCCCCGTGTCCAGGCGGCCCGCTACAAGTTCCAGGAACAGGACCAAAACGGCACGGCGTCCCAGACCCCCCCGGCCCGTGACCTCTCCCCAACGCCCACCAACAGGGAGAACTTCGCCGCCAAGCAGCAAGCGCGCCACACCGTCACGCAGGTCCTCTCGCGCTTCACCTGCCCACCGGCGGGAGGTGGTGGAGTGCTGCGTCTGGGCCTGCCCCACTCCACCTCGGAGGGCGGGCCTTTCCCCGGCCGCCTCAGCCATCCCATCAGCATCAAGTCGCCCACGGTGGCCAGGATCGGCCGAGGAAACccaccccccatccctcccaaaAAGCCGGGGCTCTCCCAGACCCCATCACCTTCCCATCCGCCCATGAAGGGATTGGGGAACAGCGGGCGCTCCGTGGGGGGCGGGCTCAGACCGGCCACGCCCCAGCTGCCGCCCAAACCCGCCATGGACCTGGTCCCAGCCCTGACGGCCTCTCAGGTGGGTGCCTGCCCCCATTCCCGCTCAGGCCAGGGCCCTCAGCGCCAGTTGGAGGCGGCATGTGCAGAGTCTCCCCCCGTCATCCGCCCCGCCACCATTGTCAGTAGCCCCTCCTCCAtaaaccccccctccacctcctcatccaTTAGCGCTCCATCCTCCCGTAGCCCCAGAGCCTCAGCGGGCAGCCCCCTGGCAACAGCATCAG gcTGGTGTCCCTCCGTAGTCTCCTCTCTAAGCGGCGGAGGGCCTGCTGCCCTGGACGGCGGGCGCTCCCTGCTGCCCCAAGCTGCTTCCCAGGGAAATGTCACTTTATTGTTAATGCTGCTTAACCAACCAGacccaaccaccaccaccaacaacccCACTCACCTTGACCAAGATCCCCACCTCTACCACGACCAAATCTCCGCCTTGTTGGCTGCTGCTCAGAATCGGCACGCAG agtgcgtgaagctgctgctgtcgtGGGAATCGCCCGGAAACAGATTCACATCTTTACACCTCGCCGCCGCCCATGGCCACAGCAG gaaatgcattttctag
- the LOC120812615 gene encoding cortactin-binding protein 2-like isoform X4, whose product MALQRDFECGPPGGDNERRPLGSSPISVLEAVMGHCRKMQKRMSAQLAAAESRQKRLEMEKLLLQSLEQEHRKLSAQLKDEREENKHIVMMLVRECKQLATRVVEESQRFDELQARLNEEGRSSGRLQEELGVERKRGQQMEAKMEKQLSEFDTEREQLRARLGHDKAERQSLRQQVEQLMTERPDGKDGALTAAQPAAAAEPSAPPTSPAPKPQIVTSLSIAMEPISSRTASSQTDLPPAEVEGPKKNRLAVPVKPTATNYVGLSLPKTGGRGIVHSNSGGLVQTESGTEGQATHGLPTGVSPRVQAARYKFQEQDQNGTASQTPPARDLSPTPTNRENFAAKQQARHTVTQVLSRFTCPPAGGGGVLRLGLPHSTSEGGPFPGRLSHPISIKSPTVARIGRGNPPPIPPKKPGLSQTPSPSHPPMKGLGNSGRSVGGGLRPATPQLPPKPAMDLVPALTASQVGACPHSRSGQGPQRQLEAACAESPPVIRPATIVSSPSSINPPSTSSSISAPSSRSPRASAGSPLATASGWCPSVVSSLSGGGPAALDGGRSLLPQAASQGNVTLLLMLLNQPDPTTTTNNPTHLDQDPHLYHDQISALLAAAQNRHAECVKLLLSWESPGNRFTSLHLAAAHGHSSRKCIF is encoded by the exons ctggagatggagaagctgctgctccAGAGTCTGGAGCAAGAGCACCGCAAGCTGTCGGCGCAGCTGAAGGACGAGCGCGAGGAGAACAAGCACATCGTCATGATGCTGGTGCGCGAGTGCAAGCAGCTCGCCACGCGTGTAGTGGAGGAGTCGCAGCGCTTCGACGAGCTCCAGGCCCGCCTGAACGAGGAGGGTCGCTCCTCTGGccgcctgcaggaggagctgggcGTCGAGCGAAAGCGCGGCCAGCAGATGGAGGCCAAGATGGAGAAGCAGCTGTCGGAGTTCGACACGGAGCGGGAGCAGCTGCGCGCCAGGCTGGGCCATGACAAGGCCGAGAGACAGAGTCTGCggcagcaggtggagcagctcATGACTGAACGGCCCGACGGGAAGGACGGGGCCCTCACTGCTGCCCAGCCAGCCGCCGCAGCTGAACCTTCCGCCCCTCCCACCAGCCCGGCACCCAAACCCCAAATTGTGACGTCTCTTTCTATTGCCATGGAGCCCATTAGTTCTCGAACAGCGTCCAGCCAAACGGACCTGCCCCCTGCCGAGGTGGAGGGTCCCAAGAAGAACCGCCTCGCCGTTCCCGTCAAACCGACGGCCACCAACTATGTAGGCCTGAGTCTGCCGAAGACTGGCGGCCGGGGGATCGTCCACAGCAACTCGGGGGGACTAGTGCAGACGGAGAGCGGCACCGAGGGCCAAGCCACGCACGGCCTGCCCACCGGGGTCAGCCCCCGTGTCCAGGCGGCCCGCTACAAGTTCCAGGAACAGGACCAAAACGGCACGGCGTCCCAGACCCCCCCGGCCCGTGACCTCTCCCCAACGCCCACCAACAGGGAGAACTTCGCCGCCAAGCAGCAAGCGCGCCACACCGTCACGCAGGTCCTCTCGCGCTTCACCTGCCCACCGGCGGGAGGTGGTGGAGTGCTGCGTCTGGGCCTGCCCCACTCCACCTCGGAGGGCGGGCCTTTCCCCGGCCGCCTCAGCCATCCCATCAGCATCAAGTCGCCCACGGTGGCCAGGATCGGCCGAGGAAACccaccccccatccctcccaaaAAGCCGGGGCTCTCCCAGACCCCATCACCTTCCCATCCGCCCATGAAGGGATTGGGGAACAGCGGGCGCTCCGTGGGGGGCGGGCTCAGACCGGCCACGCCCCAGCTGCCGCCCAAACCCGCCATGGACCTGGTCCCAGCCCTGACGGCCTCTCAGGTGGGTGCCTGCCCCCATTCCCGCTCAGGCCAGGGCCCTCAGCGCCAGTTGGAGGCGGCATGTGCAGAGTCTCCCCCCGTCATCCGCCCCGCCACCATTGTCAGTAGCCCCTCCTCCAtaaaccccccctccacctcctcatccaTTAGCGCTCCATCCTCCCGTAGCCCCAGAGCCTCAGCGGGCAGCCCCCTGGCAACAGCATCAG gcTGGTGTCCCTCCGTAGTCTCCTCTCTAAGCGGCGGAGGGCCTGCTGCCCTGGACGGCGGGCGCTCCCTGCTGCCCCAAGCTGCTTCCCAGGGAAATGTCACTTTATTGTTAATGCTGCTTAACCAACCAGacccaaccaccaccaccaacaacccCACTCACCTTGACCAAGATCCCCACCTCTACCACGACCAAATCTCCGCCTTGTTGGCTGCTGCTCAGAATCGGCACGCAG agtgcgtgaagctgctgctgtcgtGGGAATCGCCCGGAAACAGATTCACATCTTTACACCTCGCCGCCGCCCATGGCCACAGCAG caggaaatgcattttctag